The following is a genomic window from Sciurus carolinensis chromosome 3, mSciCar1.2, whole genome shotgun sequence.
AgccctgccaggccctgtgccaAGGCATCGAGACAGCCTGGGAAAGGGATGGAGGTTGCCATTCCTGGAACAGCAAATGTGCCAGAAGGGCAAGTTCCCCAAAGAGAGGAAAAGTGAGCTTCAGGGTGCAAGGCTGGCCCCAGCCAGGTAGACCTCCCTCTGTGGAGAGTGGCGCCTGGCGGCGTCACCAGGTTGTGCTTCTTGACGCCTTCCCACTCTCCTTCCCACTCTCCGTAGGAAACACCCTCACCTAGAGGCGAGACCCGAGGGTCCTGGGCGGGCACTCAGGGCAGTGGCCCTCCCCTGGACGCCTCGCCCCAGGGATGCTCACAGCTGCAGCCTCACAGAGGAGCCTCGGGCAGTGTCCAGCCAGCTGTCCCACGACTCCGGGTGCTGACACACTGCTCTGCAAGGACTAGAGGAGGAGGCTGACGGGACATGGcctgctctctccccagcccagagcccagcacTACTTCGCTCTGGGAAGCTCGTCCCAGCCTGTCCATCTTGCATGGAATGGAATCAGACCCAAGAAGCAACTCCAGGTAGACCGGGCACCTCTGGGCCTAAAGTTTATATGAGTCTGGCAAccttctatgaaataaaaatcacacacatGTGTACTACGTACAGAACAAACAAAAGTGAATACAGAATCAGGAACAGAAGCAGACATTTCAGGAGGAGCAGTTGCCACAAATGGCAGTTTAGAAAGCTGACACCATCACAGAATCCAAGCCCCTGCACTGCTCTTACCAGCCCCACACCTGGTGTCCTCCCCACACCCACTGGGGCCTCTCCTGGAGGCAGCATGGCCACACTGTCCAAGGAACAAAGGCCACCTCCTCTGGAGGACCCAGATGTCCTTCCTGCTCATTGCTGGGGAAGCTTCAGGCTTGCCCTCTGACACAGCATGATGTCCAGGCCCCAAGAGTCAGGGACACCTCTGGGCCCCTGCACAGCCCCCAAGGGATGCTCTCGGGGTTAGGGGACTGGGTATGGTCCTGGTCAGGCACCAGTGTCTCTGGACACAGTCGTGAGCATCCCCAGGCTCAGAGTAATCAAGCTGAGTCTTGGCATACGGTGGTCTAGGAATTACCAGGTTAGAAACTGACCACTGCGAGAGCCTCAAGGTCCCggtcctctcttcctcccagaaGAACTGGCACTGGAGAGGCACCAGTTCTGCTTCTGCATTCTGCAAGGGGCCCTGACCAATATCCTCCTGACCCCGTCAGTCTGGCTCAAGGATGCCACTGGTGTCCCCGTTGAGTGCTGTCCACGCCAGGTCAGGCCTGAGGCAGCCACCAACAGCTTCTCCCCTGACCCAACCAAAGTAACGTGGTTATCTTCGTGTTCTGTTCTCTGAACCTTGCAGGTAAAGAACAGTGGCTAGGTGGTACCACCTGTCAGATGCCATTGACAGTTCTCAGGCTGTTCCTTCTCGTATCAAGCTCTGTGTTGTTCTTTACttgaacaaaaagataaaaactgcTCCTTTAAGAAATGAAAGGTATACCCATTTAGGTTCACAACATAGTGCAAACCACCAAGACAGAGGCTGAACCACAACACTGTGGAAGTATGCAGTTTCGCACACCACCGAGACCACTGGAGTTTATTCAGGCTTTTAGGCAAAGGTCTGTTAGAGTCAATGACATTCATGGAATCCATCATCACTATGAcactgaaagggaaaaatattagTTCAATGCTCATTTTATAAGCTCATCAAAGAAtgacaacttggcaagactgtAGTAGAAAATGACACAGATGGGTAATAATAGGAGTGAGGGACTTAAGGCTCCTAAATCTACCCATTTTACCCTAAGGCTGGCAGTTTGGTCCCTCCCAGAACCAGTTCCCAGACCTGCTCAGTCTGCAGCAAGGTCCAGAagaaatgcataaagaaaagggaatgtggggctggggagatgctCAGTTGGTAaatgtcgctcccgccagcaagaacgacccggagacgtgatgggtggcaaacttccctattaacagctgattcttctttttatttcttccctttctgggaagttattgtcacttatataggttatatcaactaattagaatattcacgatatgtggggaaaagatagacgtatatgggtataacttgaagcacctaagaatcacgcaagaatcatgcagaggccttgaccaattactgagacttcctcaaggtgaagttagttgtatacgtgcagaatagcagtttttcaactgcactggcagcttgccaggcgccatcttggccaggctccacctagggccaggggttcgtacgcaaccccgacagttcccccttttttcttttaaaagaaaagctcgggaccaagcctgtcttaggcggagtggtcaactaccgtccttacccgtcatcggataactgtagagcatgctacagctcctgtcttaggtcggtacggagttacctactaccttacccatctggtcaatggtccagcctcgcgagccacacttgtggggagctgccggcctctagggcagccatggcctgatggaagatgatacgatctctcgcttgactctgacgcacacgcatgatagtgcgtgagaggaagataacagcaatgatcataagcatgcataatgctcccataccagcccactgcttaataaaactgaaagaggaggataaccaatttaacacttcagacattggagctacatcaactctagtagcattaaggctaacaatttgagatctaagaatagcagtaagattatcaaattcataagaccagttggtacgtagctgagcagacaagattctagacaagtttgctgcatagctgaagttatggtaagctacaggtgtaacgcacagtcccgccagatgataaatacatcccacgtttaacagttcctgtaaaatgtccatttgttcttgaagtaagtccactcgctggttcataaggagtatgcctgctgttagatgttggtttagggtctctttagtctgtaaggctgcagctatattttcggccaagtgattgactgccgttgctgtaggtatggcagttgctagtgctgctgttgcagaaaccactattgcagtgaccatagccgctgtgatgtcaaattctctcctgtttcttgatagtaacactggcaattttgcatctgtaacagagactgggactggtaggaaggtaggaacacacattaagtctgccagcaggaacttagaagcattttaacattgagagatagcacaaatctgaagtacaattgagagaagcagttgttttgttacatagttgaactgttcctcctaagagactaaaaagaggtaataagttagtttattccgtggaaacacacaaactgagccgcagctccagtgaagcaccgagttacccttattacccagagttaaaaaaaaaccccaaacaaagagacaaagagaaagtttatctttaggggacctgaaggtctcctctattccccctttttgtttataaagagtatttttgagggtgagatgtgtatgtttgacaataccttgtttttgtgggttataaggtacatctgtggttagagttattttaattttagtgaggaattggttcttaccaattttagtttttaaagaaaaatttagactttataacgtagtacaatttttaacagttgtttaaccataattgtataaacccctatttttaagacaattgttctaaagaataaaacttaagagacacaaagttaagagtaaattagtgtttctaagaaatccttgtcattttaccatgtcattttaccatatagattgaactttggcttatatcagaacattagtattttaccttaggaaaaaccttaaatagctttagctgttttacatacacacaaccaacttagttacacacagacttgttgaaacttgccctttgttacacacagacttttttatccagaaacattttcttttaccttttactaaatatatttttatacccagaaccttttatttatttatttatttatttttatctgttgacacctttttgttcacattttgaaacaactcttatgaaatttctgaatttagataaatcaccctattttaataagattaaatattttgttgtttatagtaccctaattgaaacacaggtgaaacttttgggaccctttatatatagaattccacttgttaggacacaactcttagtaaccttgtttctagtttagtgaggacataaagtaattgtaaaccctttttatttaccaacctatgaaaacaccaataatgtttaagtatgttaccccatgtaatttaagaagttaaaagtacttgatgttatttaacaattagcattttaactttgtaaattaaccagacgtctctacaaacacatttgagtaatcccatacatgttaactccaatttatttattttataaaaaccaagatatcagacaagtgtcctgaacaggatccgttgcctctttcctgctgaagaaaagtcctagaagcaattgatattagacattgtttaacattaacatttcattagtttgaccacctggaaacttgcaagttatttttaaaaatattttacttttattagtttacccaatttaaattgaacctttttaaatcatgtgaataaaagtatttggatccatttttaaattttaattttaagagctctcagttttgatgcagataagacataacaccagacagtacgacatacaaataacacaaaatcaaaggccttgtaatttataggtaaatgttcattgcaatgaaacagctgtttaaaaaacttcagttgaataaaaaatagaactgatcaaaaataaaatcattaacctaggtatgtaggatcaaaattatgagctcaaaaatacagcattaaagaaaaaaacaaaacaagaatcctgaagaataagttagttttttgtagcggcccaggagttaaaacggacactttttttttttttttttttcttcttttcttcttatctttaggttaccccccttttctccttgagacgctgtagttacattccaatgtggcagggggagggaggatcacccaggactttttaaccccttttttgcctggttgagaaatcaggttaggtttgaatgcagaaaatcagaaaacattattttttactacttttaaggaatggagctgctgagctctctgcctagggggaccctcccctaaactgatttttctctttgtgctctgtttgtggttttatttgtactttctcccttttttttttttttttttttttttgtaacgccttttttttgtcttctagctgctgccctatgccctccaattcccttaatgcctgttgactaattgaaccagcttgagaacactttgtttctttactaattttatttaactccatctctgagagtccctcttcgctctcatcagaatctgactgagcgctaacagagcccttttgtgactcttcttttaccttttctaacacttcctctccctgcgcaactgccttttgtaaagcctcccgaggggaacgcaaacaagttctgactaatgaccaaactgctaacgtccctgggagcgttaccggacagcgctttaaatcttcccccgggtgttcccactgtgggatagttaacaatccttcttccagaaaccaaggtgaaatctcctctacctgctttaaaaatgcccaagcagtttgtctttaaggaagtgccgttagctttaagaatttctttcaagggaccttccattctacatctagcaacctcgttccccattttttgaggaaactttcacctctcgttcctaggaactttatcacaatcacaatattatcgtctctaggaaacctccctgtccactgacagatctgggtgcacactttcaccgatccgttgctcacctcactcacctctccgcggcacgtaagattcccggggttcagcaccacttgtcgctcccgccagcaagaacgacccggagacgtgatgggtggcaaacttccctattaacagctgattcttctttttatttcttccctttctgggaagttattgtcacttatataggttatatcaactaattagaatattcacgatatgtggggaaaagatagacgtatatgggtataacttgaagcacctaagaatcacgcaagaatcatgcagaggccttgaccaattactgagacttcctcaaggtgaagttagttgtatacgtgcagaatagcagtttttcaactgcactggcagcttgccaggcgccatcttggccaggctccacctagggccaggggttcgtacgcaaccccgacaggtaaagtgcttgccttgcaagcacaaggccatgggttcgatccctagcaagCTGGCTCCACGTCTGGACTAAGGTCTTAACACAACATGAAGCATCATCAGCTCAGAGGAAAGCAGGGAAGGACGGACAGGCATGCTGCTTCTGTCCCTGCATGCTCATGTGGTCACACATGGTTCCCTGCCTTTGGCCCAGCGCCCTCAGGCTTCAGAGGTCCCTGTTTTGGTCACTAGTGTGGCCGCATCAGTCATGATGTCTGGCCGAGTACAGCTTGAGGGCAACACCTTTCCTGCTATCACCCCTGTACAAGGCTTGGACATGGTGAGGAGGAGAACAAAGTCGCACACGTAAGGGGCCATGGAGAAAGGGGGCCCCCTCAGGAGGAAAGCCAGTTCACTTGATCAGATTCCGCATGATGTTCAGGGAGGACCCTCTGTACCCTGACCCAAAATGGTTCCAGTGGTTCAGGTAGTGGAAGAGCTGGTACAACTGCAGGCGCTGCTCAAATCCGGGGGCCTTGGGGATCTTGCTGTGGTAGGCAGAGTAAAAGGAGCCACTGAAGCCCCCAAACATGCCGGCTATCGCCAGCTCATACTCTGAGTGGCCGTAGAAAGAAGCTGGGTCAAAAATGATGGGCCCAGAGGAGTCTTCTGCTACATTCCCTCCCCAGAGGTCTCcatggagcagggcagggacgATCTCCAGGTTGCGGAACAGGTCAGGGATCTTCAGCTGCAGGGAGACAGAGCCTCAGCTGCGTGCAGAGGGATGCAGAGGTTTCCCTAAGGGCTGCTGCCCATCCCTGAGCAGCAGCACCACTAGACAGTGCCCAGCTTCAGGGGGTGAACAGGACACTGACGGGTGCCTGCTTCCTGTTCAGAACCAGACTCAGCAGGGCTGCACCTGCCTTGGCACCTGACGCTGGAGCCAAGTGGGACGTGTTGCTGTGGGATGCCTTTGGTCATGCAGCAAGGGCCCTGCTCACCTGCAGAGCAGACCAGAGCTCAAGTGCCTCCCGGTCCCCAGACTCCTTCTCCACCATGTCCATCTGGGGCTGAATGCGCTGCTGGGCATAGAACATGACCCAGTCCTTCTGCCAGTCATTCACCTGCACACATGAGagcaaaggagaaagcaagttcTTCAGAAAAGGCCACAAATGAAGGAGGCTCAAGAACCCAGAAGTACCCTGAAGTGGAAGGGGCTGCACACATGGCATGTGGAGAGGGTCTCACCTAGGGCTGAAGAGCCGAGGGGCGGTCAGGCAGCATGAGGACTCAGAGACAAGCTGAGACCTCAGGTCCTCTCCTAGGAGCAGCAGGAACAGGGGATGCAACAGGGTCCACTCTGTAGCCTTCCAAGACCAAAGACCACtggaaggttttctttaattataatttttttttttttttttttttttttttttttgtggtgctgggtattgaacccagggccttgtacatgtgaagAAAGGACTCTACCAACGAGCTATGTACCCAACCCCTGAATAATTAGTCTTGAACACAGAGGCCAGAGCCAGCTGACCTTCCCTGATCCCACGGCTTGTTTCTAACCAGCTGTCCAGCCACAGATGACCCCTCTCCAGAGTGATAATAAGAAGTCACGTGGTGCCCTATGCAACAAGAGGACCCCCAAGAGAGGATGTCCAGGTGACAGGTGCTTGCTATTGGAGGGAgaagagacagacacacaggagTACAGCACCACACAGAGCAGGACACACTGTGCAGAGCACCACAAACCTGGGCTCGCAGATGGACAGGTGCACCCAGGACAgagcaccacacacaaacacgAGCACACACATGGGCACGTGCACCAGAACAGATCATCACAAACACGAGCACACACATGGGCAGGTGCACCCGGGACAGAGCATCACATACAAACGTGAGCACACACACGGACACATGCACCAGGACAGAGCGTCACACACAAACACGAGTACACACATGGGCACGTGCAATAGGACAGAGCATCACAAACACGAGTACACACACAGGCACGTGCACCAGAACAGAGCATCACATACAAACACGAGCACACACACGGACACATGCACCAGGACAGAgcatcacacacaaacacaagtaCACACATGGGCACGTGCAATAGGACAGAGCATCACAAACACGAGTACACACATGGGCATGTGCACCAGAACAGAGCATCACATACAAACATGAGCACACACACGGACACATGCACCAGGACAGAGCATCACACACAAACACGAGTACACACATGGGCATGTGCACCAGGACAGAGCATCACACACAAACACGAGCACACACATGGGCAGGTGCACCAGAACAGAGCATCACACACAAACACGAGTACACACATGGGCATGTGCACCAGGACAGAGCATCACACACAAACACGAGTACACACATGGGCATGTGCACCAGGACAGAGCATCACACACAAACACGAGCACACACATGGGCAGGTGCACCAGAACAGAGCATCACATACAAACACGAGCACATGCCCATGTGTGTGCACCAGGAGAGCACAACGTGCAAGAGCACCTGGGCGGGCGCATGCACACAGAAGCACTGAAGTTTCAGCTTCCTCAGTGCTCTCTCCCGAGGAGCCACACCTCCTATTCCCTAAAAGCAGAGCTGCCATCTTTTCTAACTCACATCTGCTGGGCTTCAGTAGAATGCCCACACTGAAGTCCCAGAGGAGTCGACCTTCATTGAAACACTGAAGGGTACAGTCCCTTGCCATTGTGCTGTCTCTGACAGGGGTCCCTGGGCATCCATAGGAACTGGATCCAGGAACCCCACACAAAATCCTTACATAGAATGGGCAGTGTTTGCATACCCCCCACACCCTCCACGTACCTGAAATCATCTTCAGACTACTACGTGACACAATACAAATGCTATGGAAATGGTGGCCATATTGCATTATTTAgagaataatggcaagaaaaaccAGTATGCATTTAGTACAGAcacaaatcttttattttttttttaatatatcaatctgcagttggttgaatacATGGATGGAGAACCTGTGGATATGGATGGCtcaatgtatatttaaaataaaacatttcatatgtttctaatttttacaCAGTTGAAATCCCACATTCTAACTTACTGCTTCTCtgtgcttacctagcacgtgaGGTGGGCAATCCCCATGCCAACCTCCTAgaaatcagcaaagaaaacagagtAAGCCTTGCAAACCCtgacaagaaaggaagaaggtgCTTCCCCCTGTGCCTGATATGACTATGCTGCTCACCTGGGGGAGGTATCCACAGCATGTCACCACATCAAACCCAAACTGGTCCACGAAGGGCCGTTCCATCtgccctcctcctttcccttgcaagaaaaggaaagaaagaaagacaactgGTTCCCTTGCTCCCAGAGACCCCAGACTCTGCTCTGAGGTGCTTATGAATGACCTCAGCAtgcccctcccacctcctgtcCTCACCCAACAAACCAGGGTCCAGTGTCTGCTGACCCTCAGGTCACTCAGAACAGAGACTGGTTCCACAGATTTGATAACCAAGGACACGGACTGTCCCAGAAGCTGTACCAGAGGACACATGGGAAAGGGGACAACAGAAtccaaaaaaagggaaaaaaagacaatacTCTTTGGAGAGTAAAAATCTACAGCATAATCCACCAGCAAAGGATATTTTCAGTGACCAATACAGTGCCATTTTTGATAACTACCATGCTTTAAAGAGTCCTCAACCCTGTGCAGCTCCTCAAATTCAAAGAGAACCCCAACAGCCTGAACTCTGTGTAGTCTGAGAGAAACAGGAAAGGCA
Proteins encoded in this region:
- the Fn3krp gene encoding ketosamine-3-kinase, which codes for MEELLRRELGCRSVKAAGHSGGGCISQGQSYDTDVGRLFVKVNPKAEARRMFEGEMSSLTAILKTGTVKVPKPIKVLDAPGSGSMLVMEHLDMRYLSSHAAKLGAQLADLHLDNKKLGETLLKEAGTVGKGGGQMERPFVDQFGFDVVTCCGYLPQVNDWQKDWVMFYAQQRIQPQMDMVEKESGDREALELWSALQLKIPDLFRNLEIVPALLHGDLWGGNVAEDSSGPIIFDPASFYGHSEYELAIAGMFGGFSGSFYSAYHSKIPKAPGFEQRLQLYQLFHYLNHWNHFGSGYRGSSLNIMRNLIK